The proteins below come from a single Panicum hallii strain FIL2 chromosome 7, PHallii_v3.1, whole genome shotgun sequence genomic window:
- the LOC112901492 gene encoding acyl transferase 15-like — MSAAVVVTKSSPVLVVPSESETAAAPVIAADTVALSSFDLWMLPFPMKLLLAFDRPIHEPVETIKRGLSRALAHYRPAAGRLDGRGGIACTGEGVAFVGASAGCALDEAVATLPQMDLTARCPGVLCHDADPLLLLQVTEFSCGGFAVGVTWNHVLADGAGIGQFLQAVGELARGVSPPSVVPVRRWDDSVPGLPSSMVAAKKSTVDDNGTQYLVRHDIAVPLTLIGRIKAETGCTSFEAVAAVIWRCRTRAAMSPGETTAPLSFPCNARALVGATAGYYGNCIVGQTVPATSGAVASSSLADLARLIRRAKEKVPDLLSGSSDGEAAAPDGGAEVQQLEWYNGLAVVSWLNLGFEAADFGGGGAARVMWHEERTLLPGCMVCPPCRGDAMNVSSLCVKPEHADAFLGELARLTTAT; from the coding sequence ATGAGCGCAGCGGTGGTGGTGACCAAGTCCTCGCCGGTGCTCGTCGTCCCATCGGAgtcggagacggcggcggctccGGTGATAGCTGCCGACACAGTCGCCCTCTCCTCGTTCGACCTGTGGATGCTGCCATTTCCGATGAAGCTGCTGCTCGCGTTCGACCGTCCGATCCACGAGCCCGTGGAGACGATCAAGAGGGGCCTGTCGCGGGCGCTGGCTCACtaccgccccgccgccggccgcctcgacGGCAGGGGCGGCATCGCGTGCACCGGCGAGGGCGTGGCGTTCGTGGGAGCGTCGGCCGGCTGCGCGCTGGACGAGGCCGTGGCCACGCTGCCGCAGATGGACCTCACCGCCCGCTGCCCCGGCGTGCTATGCCACGACGCTGACCCTTTGCTGCTGTTGCAGGTCACGGAGTTCTCCTGCGGCGGGTTCGCCGTCGGCGTCACGTGGAACCACGTCCTGGCAGACGGCGCGGGGATTGGGCAGTTCCTGCAGGCCGTCGGCGAGCTCGCGCGGGGTGTGTCGCCGCCGTCCGTCGTCCCCGTTCGGCGCTGGGACGACTCGGTCCCGGGCCTCCCGTCGTCCATGGTCGCAGCGAAGAAGTCGACGGTCGATGACAACGGAACCCAGTACCTGGTCCGCCATGACATCGCCGTGCCGTTGACCCTGATCGGCCGCATCAAGGCCGAGACCGGCTGCACGTCGTTCGAGGCCGTCGCGGCGGTGATCTGGCGGTGCCGCACCCGCGCGGCCATGTCTCCCGGCGAGACAACCGCGCCGCTCTCCTTCCCGTGCAACGCGCGCGCTCTCGTCGGCGCCACGGCCGGCTACTACGGCAACTGCATCGTCGGGCAGACGGTGCCGGCTACGAGCGGCGCGGTGGCGAGCAGCAGCCTCGCCGACCTTGCCCGCCTCATCAGGCGCGCCAAGGAGAAGGTGCCGGACCTGCTGTCCGGCTCCAGCGACGGCGAGGCCGCAGCACCCGACGGCGGCGCCGAAGTGCAGCAGCTCGAGTGGTACAACGGGCTCGCCGTGGTAAGCTGGCTGAACCTGGGTTTCGAGGCGGCGgacttcggcggcggcggcgcggcgcgcgtgaTGTGGCACGAGGAGCGGACGCTGCTGCCGGGCTGCATGGTGTGCCCGCCGTGCCGGGGGGACGCCATGAACGTGTCGTCGCTTTGCGTGAAGCCGGAGCACGCCGACGCCTTCCTCGGGGAGCTCGCGAGGTTGACCACAGCTACGTAG
- the LOC112901576 gene encoding G patch domain-containing protein 8, which produces MENNKQRWKAAQEEQGGGGGGGHQVDLDDEGDLEEFRLPMSHRPTENLDTEGLEQASVHTQLTASNVGFRLLQKMGWKTGKGLGKNEQGILEPIRADIRDAKLGVGKQEEDDFFTSEENVQRKKLNIELEETEEHIKKREVIAEREHKIRSEVKEIQKVFFCSLCNKQYKLAHEFESHLSSYDHNHRKRFKEMREMQSSSGSRDDRQKREQQREEKELAKIAQLADAHRKQQQQQQQQKQENSEAPVESVATKNIAGPSNQDQRRTLKFGFSKMAPSKAPVGNASKKPKVATKVSSVFGNDSDEDS; this is translated from the exons ATG GAGAACAACAAGCAGCGTTGGAAGGCGGCCCaggaggagcagggcggcggcggcggcggcgggcaccaAGTGGATCTGGATGACGAGGGCGACCTCGAGGAGTTCCGCCTGCCGATGAGCCACCGGCCGACCGAGAACCTCGACACCGAGGGGCTCGAGCAGGCCTCCGTCCACACGCAGCTCACTGCCTCCAACGTCGGCTTCCGGCTGCTCCAGAAGATGGGATGGAAGACCGGCAAGGGGCTCGGCAAGAACGAGCAAG GTATACTAGAGCCAATAAGAGCTGACATCAGAGACGCAAAATTAGGTGTTGGGAAGCAAGAGGAAGATGACTTCTTCACATCTGAAGAGAATGTACAAAGAAAGAAATTGAATATTGAACTTGAGGAGACTGAGGAACATATAAAGAAGCGTGAG GTCATAGCAGAGCGTGAGCACAAAATTCGCAGTGAAGTCAAGGAGATACAGAAGGTGTTCTTCTGCAGCCTCTGCAATAAGCAATACAAGCTGGCTCATGAATTTGAGAGTCACTTGAGCTCATATGACCACAATCATAGGAAG AGGTTTAAAGAAATGAGAGAAATGCAGAGCAGCAGTGGTAGCCGTGATGACAGGCAGAAACGTGAACAACAACGGGAAGAGAAGGAACTAGCAAAAATCGCACAACT AGCAGATGCTCAtaggaagcagcagcagcagcagcagcagcagaagcaAGAAAATTCAGAGGCCCCAGTAGAGAGTGTTGCAACAAAAAACATTGCAGGCCCTAGCAATCAGGATCAGCGGCGAACATTGAAGTTtggattctccaaaatggctccttCCAAG GCTCCAGTCGGCAATGCCAGCAAGAAGCCAAAGGTGGCTACAAAAGTTTCTTCAGTCTTCGGCAATGACAGTGATGAGGACTCGTGA
- the LOC112898841 gene encoding uncharacterized protein LOC112898841 produces MALATLLLPSSTASKADAGDHSDSRRHDHHHGSKRKKKPPPSPQPSLSSAPRTPPGARSQRGMAVAASSKKSPKVAAAAAAKNRPQYQQHRAQSTKKAAATSSSSSSSSSWEQVKSLLSCRSATAAARVHDPAAPSALARLRGSGAGACGASLCAMRDVVDAASSAASSAAASASASADRDTAPLNRRRAHRAGSSSSSAAGAGHHSSLRGLSGCYECRAINVEPMSRRYPRPRELCACPQCGEVFTKADSLEHHQAIRHAVSELGPEDSGRNIVEIIFKSSWQKRDRPICHIDRILKVHNAPRTVARFEAYRDAVRSRCRATAARAAADGNELLRFHSAPLACALGLSGATSLCAGAAADSSSRSNTADTAASSSSSSAAGPSTAATCCGVCTAIRHGFAPWVGAHPLGVRTTASSGRAHDCGSSAMSSAQAANADDNGGCRAMLVCRVIAGRVRRDGDACTSAAGEEGPFDSVAGEDAASSSVYGNLEELFVANPRAILPCFVVIYRVLES; encoded by the exons ATGGCTCTCGCCACTCTCCTGCTCCCCTCCTCCACGGCCAGCAAGGCCGACGCCGGCGACCACTCCGACAGCCGGCGGCATGACCACCACCACGGTAGCAAGCGCAAGAAGAAGCCACCGCCATCACCGCAACCGTCGCTCTCGTCGGCGCCAAGAACCCCGCCAGGCGCACGAAGCCAGCGCGGCATGGCCGTGGCCGCGTCATCCAAGAAGAGCCCCAAggtcgccgcggcggcggcggccaagaaCCGCCCCCAGTACCAGCAGCACCGAGCCCAGTCGACGAAGAAGGCTGCGGCgacgtcctcctcctcctcgtcctcgtcgtcaTGGGAGCAGGTGAAGAGCCTGCTGAGCTGCCGgagcgcgacggcggcggcgcgcgtgcaTGACCCGGCGGCGCCCTCGGCGCTGGCGCGGCTccgcggcagcggcgcgggtgCCTGCGGCGCCTCGCTCTGCGCCATGCGCGACGTGGTcgacgccgcctcctccgccgcgtcgtccgccgccgcgtccgcgTCCGCGTCCGCCGACCGCGACACCGCTCCGCTGaaccgccgccgcgcgcaccGCGCTGGctcgtcctcgtcctccgcTGCCGGCGCCGGCCACCACTCCTCCCTGCGCGGCCTCTCCGGCTGCTACGAGTGCCGCGCCATCAACGTCGAGCCCATGTCGAG GCGGTACCCGAGGCCGAGGGAGCTGTGCGCCTGCCCGCAGTGCGGCGAGGTGTTCACCAAGGCCGACAGCTTGGAGCACCACCAGGCCATTCGCCATGCAG TGTCGGAGCTTGGACCCGAGGACTCCGGCCGCAACATCGTGGAGATCATCTTCAAGTCCAGCTGGCAGAAGCGGGACCGCCCCATCTGCCACATCGACCGCATCCTCAAGGTGCACAACGCGCCGCGCACCGTCGCCAGGTTCGAGGCCTACCGCGACGCCGTGCGCTCCCGCTGCCGAGCCACGGCGGCCCGGGCAGCCGCCGACGGCAACGAGCTGCTCAGGTTCCACTCCGCGCCGCTCGCGTGCGCGCTCGGGCTCAGCGGCGCCACGTCCCtctgcgccggcgccgccgccgactcGTCCAGCAGGAGTAACACGGCTGACACGGcagcgtcgtcgtcctcctcctcggcggCAGGTCCTTCCACCGCCGCCACGTGCTGCGGCGTGTGCACGGCCATCCGGCACGGGTTCGCGCCGTGGGTGGGCGCGCACCCGCTCGGCGTGCGCACCACGGCCAGCAGCGGCCGCGCGCACGACTGCGGCTCATCGGCGATGTCGTCGGCGCAGGCAGCGAACGCTGATGACAACGGTGGCTGCCGCGCCATGCTGGTGTGCCGCGTCATCGCCGGCCGCGTCCGCCGCGACGGCGACGCCTGCACGTCCGCGGCCGGGGAGGAGGGCCCGTTCGACTCGGTGGCCGGAGAGGATGCCGCCAGCAGCAGCGTGTACGGCAACCTCGAGGAGCTCTTCGTGGCCAACCCCAGGGCCATCCTGCCGTGCTTCGTCGTCATCTACCGTGTGCTTGAATCTTAA